A window of Nocardiopsis sp. Huas11 genomic DNA:
AGCGGGGCAGCCGCGCGGCGATGTGGGCGGGTACCCCGTCCCCCTCGGCCAGGGCGGGGTCGGGCTCGGGTTCGCCGAACACCTGGCGGACGGGGAGCACGCCCGCCCAGACCGGCAGGGCGTAGTCCTCTTCGTCGTCGGCGGGCGGACCCGTGCGGACCTTGACCGAGGCCTCCTCCAACGAGAGCGCGAGGACGCGCGTGGCGGCGAGCTCCTTGGCGGTGGGCCCGCGGACCGCGTCCCACTGGCCGGGCGCGAGCTGCTCGGTCACGGCCCGCAGCGCCGTCAGCCGCTCGTCCTCGTCGGTGACCTCGCGCGGCGTCCCGAAGATCATCGCCGACCGGTGGTTGACGGAGTGGTGGAACGCGGAGCGGGCCAGGACGATGCCGTCCAGGTGGGTCACCGTGACGCACACCTCCCCCGGGGCGCTCAGGGACCGCGCCCCGGTGGAGCCGTGCACGTAGAGGGTGTCGCCGACGCGGCCGTAGCAGGTGGGGACCACCATGGGGGCGCCGCGGGCGATGACCCCGAGATGGCAGACCATCCCGGAGTCGAGGAGGTCGTAGAGCTCCTGGCGGTCGGTCCGGGCCTTGTGCTTGGCGCGCCCGAGCCGGGTGCGTTCTGTCGTCGAGAGCATGTGTGTCAGCCTAGGGAGAAGTGGCTATCGCGCCCATGGCCACTTCTCGATGAAAACGGAAGACCACTTTGACTCGCCGCCACACGACCGAGCCGCCCGTGCGCCTGGACCGCGAGGCAGGGACCCCGCTCGCCGTCCAGCTCTCCGACCAGCTGCGCGGGGCCATGTCCGCGGGCGTCCTGACCCCCGGGTCCCGGCTGCCCTCCTCACGCGCCCTGGCGACGGAGCTGGGCGTGAGCCGGACCGTGGTCACCGAGGCCTACCAGCAGCTGTACGCGGAGGGCTGGCTCGACGGCCGCCACGGTTCGGGCACGTTCGTCGCGGACCACTCCGAGGGCCGCTCCGCGGAGTCCACCCGACCACCACCCTCGGCCGACGACCTCCGGCGGCGGCACTCACCGGGCGGGGCGTCCGGGCGCGTCCGGTGGTCCCGGCACGAGGCGCGCCGGCGCGGCCTGGTCGACCTGCGCCCCGGCGCGCCCTGGGTCCGCGACCACGACCTCGCCGCCTGGCGCAGGGCCTGGCGGCACGCGGCGGAACAGCCGCTGGACGACGACCCCGACCCCCACGGGCTGCCCCGGCTGCGCGCGCTGCTGGCCGAGCACCTGCGCCGTGCCCGCGGCATCCGCGTGGGCCCGGAGAACGTCCTGGTCACGCGGAGCACCGGCAACGGGCTGGACCTGGTCGGCGCCGCCCTGCTCGGGCCGGGCACGTCCGCGGGTGTGGAGGACCCCGGGTATCCGCGGGCCGCGACCGTGCTCGGCGCGCGCGGGGCGCGGATCGTCCCCTGCCCGGTCGACCACAACGGCCTCGTGGTCGACGACCTGCCGCGCGATGTGTCGGTCGTCTACACCACGCCCGCCCACCAGTACCCGCTCGGCGGGCGACTGCCCATCCCCCGCCGTGAACGCCTGCTGGCCTGGGCCCGGGAGACGGGCGCCGTGGTGATCGAGGACGACTACGACTCCGAGTTCCGCTACGACGTCGCGCCGCTGCCCGCCCTGTACGGGCTCGATCCCGGTCGCGTGGTGCTCCTCGGCACCCTGTCCAAGACCCTGTCCCCGGACCTGGGCGTGGGCTGGCTGGTGGCCGAGCCCGACCTGCTGCGGCGGGTGGCGGAGATGCGGCGGAGCCTGTCGGACCGCACCAGCGGTCCGGCTCAAGCGGCCACCGCCCTGCTGTTGGAGCGCGGGGACCTGGACCGGCACCTGCGCCGGATGCGGCGGGAGTACGCCCGCCGCCGCGGCGTCGTCAAGGAGTTCCTGGGGCCCTACCTGACCGGCGACACCGCGGGCCTGCACGTGGCCCTGCCGCTGCCGGAGCGGGCCGTGGCGCCCGTGGTGGCCGAGGCGGCCGAGCACGGCCTCCTCGTCGACGACCTGACCCGGACCGGGCGGGGAGCCTGGTCCGTGCACGGTCTGGTCCTCGGCTACGGGACGACCCATCCCTCCGACCTGCGCCGGGGCTGCCGGGCCCTGGCCGGGATCCTCGCCCGGCACGTGGGGGGCGGCGAGCGGACCTGAACCCGGCGCCGCCCCCGGGGGCCGTCCTACTCGACGGCGGCGCCCGCCAGCGGCGCCTCCGTGCCGCCGGATCCGGCGGAGGGGCGGTCCAGCAGGGCCGCCGTGACGGCGATGCCCAGACCGGCCACGGCCAGGACCGCGCCGATCAGCGCGGGCGAGGTCAGTCCCAGGCCCATGCTGATGCCGACACCGCCCAGCCACGCTCCCCCCGCGTTGGCGAGGTTGAAGGCGGAGTGGTTGGAGGCCGAGGCCATCGTCGGCGCCCGCTCGGCCTTGTTCATCACCAGGACCTGCAAGGGGGTGGCCACGCCGAACCCGACCGCTCCGAGCACCACGACGGTGACCGCGGCGGTCCAGGGGTTGTGCACGGTGAAGGAGAACACCACCAGCACCACGGCCAGGGAGGCCAGCGCACCGAAGATGGTGGGCCGCAGCGCCCGGTCGGCCAGCGGCCCCACCACGAGCGAGCCCAGGGTCATCCCGGTCCCGAAGAGCGCCAGGACCAGCGGGATCCCCGCCGCGGACATCCCGGCCAGCTCGGTGAGCATCGGCGAGATGTAGCTGTAGACGGCGAACACCCCGGCGAACCCGAACACCGCGGTCAGCAGCCCGAGCAGGACCTGGCGGTCGCCGAGGGCGGCCATCTCGCGCCGGAGCCCGCCACCGGGGGGCGCGGGCAGCCTGGGTACGAACACCGCGATCGCGACGATGGCCAGCGCGCTGATGACCACCACGGCCAGGAAGGCCGCGCGCCAGCCCATGAACTGGCCGAGGAAGGTCCCGGTGGGCACGCCGACGATGTTGGCGATGGTCAGTCCCAGGAACATCCGGGCGACGGCGGTGGCTTTGCGGTCCGGCCCCGCCATGTAGGCGGCCACGAGCGCGCCCACGCCGAAGAAGGCGCCGTGCGGGAGTCCGGCCAGCACCCGGGCCGCGAACACGGCGCCGTAGGAGTCGGCGACGACGGTGGCGAGGTTGCCGACCAGGAAGACGCCCATGAACACCAGCAGGACCGTCTTGCGCGGCAGCCGCGTGCTCAGCGCGGTGAGCAGGGGCGCGCCGACCACCACGCCCCCGGCATAGGCGGAGATGAGGTAGCCGGCCGTCGAGATGGGGACGTTCAGGTCACGGGC
This region includes:
- a CDS encoding pyridoxamine 5'-phosphate oxidase family protein; the encoded protein is MLSTTERTRLGRAKHKARTDRQELYDLLDSGMVCHLGVIARGAPMVVPTCYGRVGDTLYVHGSTGARSLSAPGEVCVTVTHLDGIVLARSAFHHSVNHRSAMIFGTPREVTDEDERLTALRAVTEQLAPGQWDAVRGPTAKELAATRVLALSLEEASVKVRTGPPADDEEDYALPVWAGVLPVRQVFGEPEPDPALAEGDGVPAHIAARLPR
- a CDS encoding MFS transporter, translated to MPLALFALALGAFAIGTTEFVIMGLLPEVARDLNVPISTAGYLISAYAGGVVVGAPLLTALSTRLPRKTVLLVFMGVFLVGNLATVVADSYGAVFAARVLAGLPHGAFFGVGALVAAYMAGPDRKATAVARMFLGLTIANIVGVPTGTFLGQFMGWRAAFLAVVVISALAIVAIAVFVPRLPAPPGGGLRREMAALGDRQVLLGLLTAVFGFAGVFAVYSYISPMLTELAGMSAAGIPLVLALFGTGMTLGSLVVGPLADRALRPTIFGALASLAVVLVVFSFTVHNPWTAAVTVVVLGAVGFGVATPLQVLVMNKAERAPTMASASNHSAFNLANAGGAWLGGVGISMGLGLTSPALIGAVLAVAGLGIAVTAALLDRPSAGSGGTEAPLAGAAVE
- a CDS encoding PLP-dependent aminotransferase family protein: MTRRHTTEPPVRLDREAGTPLAVQLSDQLRGAMSAGVLTPGSRLPSSRALATELGVSRTVVTEAYQQLYAEGWLDGRHGSGTFVADHSEGRSAESTRPPPSADDLRRRHSPGGASGRVRWSRHEARRRGLVDLRPGAPWVRDHDLAAWRRAWRHAAEQPLDDDPDPHGLPRLRALLAEHLRRARGIRVGPENVLVTRSTGNGLDLVGAALLGPGTSAGVEDPGYPRAATVLGARGARIVPCPVDHNGLVVDDLPRDVSVVYTTPAHQYPLGGRLPIPRRERLLAWARETGAVVIEDDYDSEFRYDVAPLPALYGLDPGRVVLLGTLSKTLSPDLGVGWLVAEPDLLRRVAEMRRSLSDRTSGPAQAATALLLERGDLDRHLRRMRREYARRRGVVKEFLGPYLTGDTAGLHVALPLPERAVAPVVAEAAEHGLLVDDLTRTGRGAWSVHGLVLGYGTTHPSDLRRGCRALAGILARHVGGGERT